A single region of the Microbulbifer sp. MKSA007 genome encodes:
- a CDS encoding sterol desaturase family protein translates to MDLLTFSIPFFLTAMLMEFALDRWKGWGLYRLNDTIGNLSTGILNRIIGLTYKSLFLVIYIPLFTLLQPYYQWVGFNWSIDNVWHLALAVLAYDFCYYWKHRICHEVNIFWAEHLVHHQSEDYNLSTALRQSSGGYSWIGYFIYRFY, encoded by the coding sequence GTGGACCTGCTTACTTTCTCTATTCCATTTTTTCTGACCGCCATGCTTATGGAGTTCGCCCTGGATCGCTGGAAAGGCTGGGGGCTCTACAGGCTGAATGACACTATTGGCAATCTCAGCACGGGGATTCTCAATCGTATTATCGGGCTTACCTATAAAAGCTTATTCCTCGTTATCTATATCCCGCTGTTTACGTTGCTACAACCCTACTATCAATGGGTTGGTTTCAACTGGTCTATCGACAATGTCTGGCACCTGGCCCTGGCGGTTCTCGCATACGACTTCTGCTACTACTGGAAGCACCGTATCTGTCACGAGGTAAACATCTTTTGGGCAGAACACCTGGTGCACCACCAGAGTGAGGACTACAACCTGAGCACAGCATTGCGCCAGTCTTCGGGGGGCTACAGCTGGATTGGATATTTTATCTACCGCTTCTATTGA
- a CDS encoding sterol desaturase family protein, whose amino-acid sequence MPAEIVIVAGAIDLIYQFWVHTQKIPKIRWLEWFVITPSNHRVHHAQNAVYVDKNYGGILILWDRLFGTYQQELETEPCLYGVRKPLNTFDPVAANLQHLKRMAIDAWHTKSWWDKCTLWLRPTGYRPADVEKSMPVASTDLTNFKRFNPEISPGLRNYAFAQHLCYTATTLSLLWFTSVLSFWQLMGSVIALIICLAINGRILDGHPISGRLETLRLAALICAIPLLNNTYVPLFISYLLASSLVWWWLATRRKEDRVTFVSD is encoded by the coding sequence TTGCCGGCAGAAATTGTTATTGTCGCCGGCGCAATTGATCTTATTTACCAGTTTTGGGTTCACACACAAAAAATACCCAAGATCCGCTGGTTGGAGTGGTTTGTCATTACCCCCTCGAATCACCGGGTACACCACGCCCAGAACGCTGTCTACGTAGATAAAAACTACGGCGGAATATTAATACTTTGGGATCGCTTATTTGGCACCTACCAGCAGGAACTCGAAACTGAGCCCTGTCTTTACGGTGTGCGTAAGCCCCTGAATACCTTTGATCCTGTAGCAGCCAATTTACAACACTTAAAGCGCATGGCAATTGATGCCTGGCATACGAAAAGCTGGTGGGACAAGTGCACTCTTTGGTTACGCCCCACAGGCTACAGACCCGCAGATGTAGAAAAATCCATGCCAGTAGCCTCTACCGATCTGACAAACTTTAAACGTTTCAACCCTGAAATTAGCCCTGGTTTGCGCAACTACGCATTCGCACAACACCTCTGTTACACCGCCACAACCTTATCTCTCCTCTGGTTCACCAGCGTATTGAGTTTCTGGCAACTTATGGGCTCGGTTATTGCCTTGATTATTTGCCTGGCAATTAATGGAAGGATACTGGATGGTCATCCTATTTCAGGGCGCCTCGAAACTTTGAGACTCGCAGCACTCATCTGCGCTATTCCGCTACTAAACAATACATATGTACCACTCTTCATATCCTACTTGCTCGCAAGCTCTTTGGTATGGTGGTGGTTGGCAACCCGGCGCAAAGAGGATAGAGTCACTTTCGTTAGCGATTAA
- the gmk gene encoding guanylate kinase, translating to MQTGTLYTVSAPSGAGKTSLVKALVDSDSQVTVSVSHTTRAMRPGETHGVDYHFVEREEFLAMLERDAFFEHAQVYGDNYYGTAKAEIEETLASGRDVILEIDWQGAEQVRRLRPDAVGIFILPPSQEALRERLTGRGQDDQAVIDRRMDQAIDEMTHYVAADYLVINDNFEQALTELRAIIVAQRQRLELQQLRHGDLLQALLRH from the coding sequence GTGCAAACAGGAACCCTCTACACCGTCTCCGCTCCCTCCGGTGCAGGAAAAACCAGCTTGGTCAAAGCGCTGGTAGACAGCGACAGCCAGGTTACCGTATCGGTTTCCCATACCACTCGTGCCATGCGCCCAGGCGAAACTCACGGCGTTGACTATCACTTTGTCGAGCGAGAAGAATTTTTGGCAATGTTGGAGCGCGATGCTTTTTTTGAGCACGCCCAAGTTTATGGCGATAATTATTACGGCACCGCCAAAGCTGAGATCGAAGAGACTCTTGCCAGTGGTCGCGATGTAATCCTGGAAATCGATTGGCAGGGGGCCGAACAGGTTCGTCGCCTGCGCCCTGATGCAGTGGGTATTTTTATTTTGCCTCCGTCCCAGGAAGCCCTGCGTGAGCGCCTCACCGGACGCGGTCAGGACGATCAAGCGGTCATTGATCGCCGTATGGACCAGGCCATCGACGAAATGACCCATTATGTCGCCGCAGATTACCTGGTAATCAACGATAACTTCGAGCAAGCGTTAACAGAGCTGCGTGCCATTATCGTTGCCCAGCGACAGCGCTTAGAGCTGCAGCAACTGCGCCACGGCGATCTACTTCAGGCACTGTTGCGCCACTGA
- the rpoZ gene encoding DNA-directed RNA polymerase subunit omega — translation MARITVEDCLEHVDNRFELVIVGSKRARQIATGGRDPLVPEENDKPTVIALREIEEGLVDAAILDEPEREEAPAPIVAPNYLTDQQV, via the coding sequence ATGGCACGTATTACCGTTGAAGATTGCCTTGAGCATGTGGACAACCGCTTCGAGCTCGTTATCGTCGGCAGCAAACGCGCCCGTCAGATCGCTACAGGCGGCAGGGATCCATTGGTTCCCGAAGAAAACGATAAGCCCACGGTAATTGCCCTGCGCGAAATCGAAGAGGGCCTGGTGGATGCCGCCATCCTCGACGAGCCGGAACGCGAAGAGGCACCTGCTCCTATCGTTGCCCCCAACTACCTAACAGATCAGCAAGTCTGA